Proteins from one Psilocybe cubensis strain MGC-MH-2018 chromosome 11, whole genome shotgun sequence genomic window:
- a CDS encoding NADP-dependent oxidoreductase lnbE translates to MSNSKLFQPITVGNAKLEHRVVLAPLSRFRWTQREHLPVFPIVNTYYEQRSRRPGTLLITEATPVARHAGGYYNVPGIWNQDQINGWKLITDTVHKNGSFIFMQIWAHGRAADPKVLAEDGFDFVAPSPIPITGRATPRELTIQEIEEYPGLFAKAAKNAVEAGFDGVEIHNANGYLLDQFVQDVSNHRTDKYGGNIENRNKLSLMVVDAVVDAIGPEKVGIRISPWMVYQNMHMIDPVPQFTHLVESIVNKHPDMAYLHVVEPDKGAPETESNDFLRDIWAPRPFISCGDYTRETAIKRADETGNLIAFGRYFISNPDLPTRIEHNIPFNEYDRKTFYGPKGHLLGAEAGYIDYPFADEKHEKKRGNNTGEDWDVIYRA, encoded by the exons ATGTCGAACTCGAAGCTCTTTCAACCAATTACTGTGGGAAACGCGAAACTTGAGCATAGAGTTGTGCTTGCACCGCTCTCTCGCTTCCGTTGGACCCAGCGAGAACATTTACCTGTCTTCCCCATCGTCAATACATACTATGAGCAGCGTTCCCGCCGACCTGGTACCCTCTTGATTACGGAGGCAACACCTGTTGCACGTCACGCTGGAGGTTATTATAACGTCCCTGGGATATGGAACCAGGATCAGATCAACGGTTGGAAATTG ATAACCGACACAGTCCACAAAAACGGATCGTTTATTTTTATGCAAATATGGGCTCATGGACGCGCGGCGGACCCCAAGGTGTTGGCGGAAGATGGTTTTGACTTCGTAGCGCCCTCTCCCATTCCCATCACCGGACGCGCTACTCCAAGAGAGCTGACCATACAAGAGATAGAGGAATACCCGGGACTCTTTGCGAAAGCTGCGAAGAATGCCGTTGAGGCTGGCTTTGATGGCGTAGAGATTCACAACGCCAACGGGTACCTTCTCGACCAATTTGTCCAGGACGTCAGTAATCATCGTACGGACAAGTATGGAGGAAATATAGAaaatagaaacaaactttCTCTTATGGTTGTCGACGCTGTTGTTGATGCTATTGGTCCTGAAAAGGTTGGAATTCGCATAAGCCCTTGGATGGTTTACCAAA ACATGCATATGATAGATCCGGTGCCCCAATTCACGCATCTCGTTGAATCTATCGTCAATAAACATCCGGATATGGCTTACCTCCATGTTGTGGAACCAGACAAAGGGGCACCTGAGACGGAATCCAATGACTTTCTACGCGATATTTGGGCTCCACGACCATTTATAAGCTGTGGAGACTATACCCGCGAGACTGCTATCAAACGTGCAGACGAGACAGGAAATTTGATTGCCTTTGGAAGGTACTTTATCTCAAAT CCCGATCTTCCCACTAGGATTGAACATAACATACCTTTTAACGAATATGATCGTAAGACCTTTTATGGACCGAAAGGACACCTCCTCGGAGCGGAAGCGGGATACATAGATTACCCATTCGCAGACGAGAAGCATGAGAAAAAGAGGGGAAATAATACGGGAGAAGATTGGGATGTCATTTATAGAGCGTAA